A part of Periophthalmus magnuspinnatus isolate fPerMag1 chromosome 14, fPerMag1.2.pri, whole genome shotgun sequence genomic DNA contains:
- the LOC117381215 gene encoding protein NLRC3-like isoform X4 → MDQRETREDGAPPSKTTHPPKVHRPAPEASAVSFKSEDSMERRIVFKREHGPEIHQKHPPSEPGPICESLRSDWSMDKPLDFAKDPVEQQGPEVSSGQHHQTQLDSIFKLLEEDIFTFVQKELKKLHKVLSTDYPECLEPVEGEEQRSSSEAVLKITLNFLRRMKQKELAERLWSRTYSGVYRRKLKSNLQQKFECVFEGIAKAGNPTLLNQIYTELYITEGGSSEVNQEHEVRHMETASRKPGPAERVITCEDMFKGPAHTHGPIRTVLTKGVAGIGKTVLTQKFSLDWAEGKANQDIQLLFPFTFRALNVLKERSFSLVTLVHHFFSQTQTELCSFEDLQVLFIFDGLDECRLPLDFTKTKALTDPTESTSLHVLLVNLIRGSLLPSARLWITTRPAAANQIPAECVSMVTEVRGFTDPQKEQYFRKRFSDEADTIISHIKTSRSLHIMCYMPIFCWITATVLEHMLKSRERGELPKTLTQMYIHFLVVEAKVMKIKYEGGSETDSHWSPETRKMVESLGKLAFEQLQKGNLIFYECDLRECGLDAAAASVYSGVFTQVFREEPGLYQDKVYCFIHLSVQEFLAALHVHQTFINTGINLLSKKQTSSRSNIFSSKSVQFYQTAVDQALQSPNGHLDLLLRFLLGLSLSTNQSLLQGLMTQTESRSQTNKNTTEYIKKKLSEDMSAERSINLLHCLNELNEHSLVEQIQQVLSSGHLSEGGLSPAQWSALAFILLSSEEDLDQFELKKYCASEEALLRLLPVVKASNKALLSSCNLSERSCEALSSVLSSQSSSLRVLDLSLNDVKDSGLKMLSVGLKSPHCKLEQLSLSLCGLSPHSCGPLPSVLSSSSLTHLDLSHNDLQDSGVELLCSGLKSAPCRLETLRLSGCLVSQRGGAALASALSSAPSHLRELDLSYNHPGPSAELLTALQDQRPLLSVRLEPAGLHWLTVCPWKTVSTTDS, encoded by the exons GATCCACCAGAAACATCCTCCATCTGAACCTGGTCCCATCTGTGAGTCCCTCAGGAGTGACTGGTCTATGGATAAGCCACTTGATTTTGCCAAAGACCC AGTGGAGCAGCAGGGTCCAGAGGTCTCCAGTGGTCAGCACCATcagacacagctggactccatatttaag CTTCTGGAGGAGGACATCTTCACTTTTGTCCAGAAGGAGCTGAAGAAGCTCCACAAGGTTCTGAGTacagattacccagaatgcttagAACCTGTGGAGggtgaagagcagaggagcagcagtgaggCTGTTCTGAAGATCACACTGAACTTCCTGAGGAGGATGAAACAGAAGGAGCTGGCTGAGCGTCTGTGGAGCA GGACTTATTCTGGAGTTTATCGGCGTAAACTGAAGTCTAACCTGCAGCagaagtttgagtgtgtgtttgagggcatcgctaaagcaggaaaccccacccttctgaatcagatctacacagagctctacatcacagagggagggtcttcagaggtcaaccaggaacatgaggtcagacacatggaAACAGCCTCCAGGAAACCAGGCCCAGCAGAGAGAGTCATCACATGtgaagacatgtttaaaggcccagctcacacacatggaccaattagaacagtgctgacaaagggagtggctggcatcgggaaaacagtgctcactcagaagttcagtctggactgggctgaaggcaaagccaaccaggacatacagctgctgttcccgttcactttcagagcactcaatgtGCTGAAGGAGAGAAGCTTCAGCTTGGTGACACTTGTTCATCACTTCTttagtcaaacacaaacagaactctgcagctttgaagacctccaggtgctcttcatctttgacgGTCTGGATGAGTGCAGACTTCCTCTGGACTTCACCAAAACCAAGGCCCTGACCGACCCCACAGAGTCCACCTCACTGCACGTGCTGCTGGTAAACCTCATCAGGGGGAGTCTGCTTCCCTCCGCTCGCCTCTGGATAACCACACGACCCGCGGCGGCCAATCAGATCCCTGCTGagtgcgtctccatggtgacagaggtcagagggtttaCCGACCCACAGAAGGAGCAGTACTTCAGGAAGAGGTTCAGCGATGAGGCCGACACAatcatctcccacatcaagACGTCCAGAAGCCTCCACATCATGTGCTACATGCCAATCTTCTGCTGGATCACTGCCACAGTCCTGGAGCATATgttgaaaagcagagagagaggagagctgccCAAGACCCTGACTCAGATGTACATCCATTTCCTGGTGGTTGAGGCCAAAGTCATGAAGATCAAGTATGAAGGAGGATCTGAGACAGACTCACACTGGAGTCCAGAGACCAGGAAGATGGTGGAGtctctgggaaaactggcctttgagcagctgcagaaaggaaacctgatcttctacgagtgtgacctgagggagtgtgggctggacgctgcagcggcctcagtgtactctggagtgttcacacaggtctttagagaggagccaggcctgtaccaggacaaggtctactgcttcatccatctgagtgtgcaggagtttctggctgctcttcacgTCCATCAGACCTTCATCAACACTGGGATCAACCTGCTCTCCAAGAAACAAACATCATCACGGTCAAATATTTTTAGCAGTAAATCAGTCCAGTTTTACCAGACAGCTGTGGACCAGGCCTTGCAGAGTCCAAATGGACACCTAGACCTGCTCCTCCGCTTCCTCCTGGGTCTTTCActgtcgaccaatcagagccttcTACAAGGTCTGATGACACAGACAGAAAGTCGCTCCCAGACCAATAAGAATACAACTGAGTACATCAAGAAGAAGCTGAGTGAGGATAtgtctgcagagaggagcatcaacctgctccactgtctgaatgaACTAAATGAGCATTCTCTGGTGGAGCAGATCCAACAGGTCCTGAGTTCAGGACATCTGTCTGAAGGTGGACTGTCTCCTGCTCAGTGGTCAGCTCTGGCCTTCATCTTACTGTCATCAGAAGAAGATCTGGACcagtttgagctgaagaaaTACTGTGCTTCAGAGGAGGCTCTCCTGAGGCTGCTGCCAGTGGTCAAGGCCTCCAACAAAGCTCT actgagcagctgtaacctgtcagagagaagctgtgaagctctgtcctcagtcctcagctcccagtcctctagtctgagAGTCCTGGATCTCAGTCTCAACGACGTGAAGGACTCAGGGCTGAAGATGTTGTCTGTTGGTCTGAAGAGTCCTCACTGTAAACTGGAACAGCTCAG tctgtccctctgtggacTGTCCCCTCACAGCTGTGGGCCTCTgccctcagtcctcagctcctccagtctcacacacctggatctcagtcacaacgacctccaggactcaggagtggagctgctgtgttctggactgaagagcgccccctgcagactggAGACTCTCAG GCTGTCTGGATGTCTGGTCTCACAGAGGGGTGGTgctgctctggcctcagctctgagctccgccccctcccacctgagagagttagacctgagctacaaccatccaggaccctcagcagagctcctgaccgctctacaggaccagcgccccctgctgtctgtaag